The genomic stretch CAAAGAAGTCGTTGTGAAAATTTCTGGCGGCGCAGTGACACGGCAGGGCATTAAAAATAGCATCGATTACATGAGCAGAGATTCACAACTTTCTGTAATGAACGAGAGCGGGCAGGTTTGGCAGGGAGAAGAGATAAAAGAAGCTAAAGAACATATGGTAGACGCTGCAAACGACGCACAGCACGTACACGACGACAAAGGGAAGGAAAACAAAAAGATTACTCAGAACATCGTTTTTTCTCCACCTGTTTCAGCGAAAGTTAAGCCGGAAGATTTGCTTGATTCTGTAAGAAAAACTCTCAATAAAAAGTATCCTAACAATCGCTTTGTCTTAGGCTATCACGAAGACAAAAAAGACCATCCGCATGTGCATGTTGTTTTTCGTATCAAAGATACGGATGGTAAAAGAACCGACATTAAGAAGAAAGACCTGAGAGAGATAAGGACGGGATTTTGCAATGAACTCCGCCTGAAGGGTTATGATGTAAAAGCTACACATAAACAAACGCAAGGCTTAAATCAGTCGATTAAAGATGCTCATGCCTCAGCTCCCAAGCGACAAAAAGGCGTTTATGAAGTTGTTGATGTTGGCTATGACCATTATCAGCATGATAAGAGCAAGCCAAAACAACATTATTTAAAGCTCAGAACGCTTAACAAAGGTGTAGAAAAAACCTATTGGGGCGCTGATTTTGGAGACTTAGTGCAGCGCGAAAACGTTAAGAACGGAGATCTGGTAAAGCTAAAAAAACTAGGTCAAAAGGAAGTCATGATACCCGCCCTGGACAAGAACGGCGTTCAGCAAGGTTGGAAAACCGCTCATCGTAATGAGTGGCAGTTACAG from Pantoea sp. CCBC3-3-1 encodes the following:
- the mobP1 gene encoding MobP1 family relaxase, translated to MGVFVEKEYRVKRKSSENGRKSAFAHKVKNGGENYTKNVKERINRKGASKEVVVKISGGAVTRQGIKNSIDYMSRDSQLSVMNESGQVWQGEEIKEAKEHMVDAANDAQHVHDDKGKENKKITQNIVFSPPVSAKVKPEDLLDSVRKTLNKKYPNNRFVLGYHEDKKDHPHVHVVFRIKDTDGKRTDIKKKDLREIRTGFCNELRLKGYDVKATHKQTQGLNQSIKDAHASAPKRQKGVYEVVDVGYDHYQHDKSKPKQHYLKLRTLNKGVEKTYWGADFGDLVQRENVKNGDLVKLKKLGQKEVMIPALDKNGVQQGWKTAHRNEWQLQNLGVKGIDRNLSGDKRVKLDGASMLQKQQQQMKHFNKVKTAMLQNQQKIKVGIKF